The Exiguobacterium acetylicum genome includes a window with the following:
- a CDS encoding peptide ABC transporter substrate-binding protein, whose protein sequence is MKKKTVGLALSVMLAGSAVLAGCSTGGGDSDSGSTDGKKNLRLTDTSDITTVDPAKATDSVAFNMIGNTMEGLYRLDKDGKAIPALAEKTDISSDNLTYTFTLRDSKWSDGSPVKAQDFEFAWKRAADPKTASSYSYIFDTLKNGSDVTQGKKAVDELGVKALDDKTLEVKLERPAPYFLSLTSFGTYTPISEDFYKKNEKDFSLKPDKLLYNGPFVWESWKTDSKRVLKKNDNYWDKDAVKLDEVTISVVKDNSTVVNLYDSNDIDYAGLTSEQVEAYKSKPEFKTALRSSIAYLKFNNEDATMKDVDARKAIARAIDPKGITDTLLANGSIPTTSFIPKEFVKDASGKDYTSDINWFDRDAKEAADLWKKANGDKKTTIELLSFDNEDAKKTSEYMKGQIEKNLPNVTVSIKQQPFKNKLDLESKGDYQISYSLWGPDYQDPMSNLSIFESTNSQNDVKYKSAAYDKLLNAANEESDLTKRLDLFKQAEAQLIEKDQAIAPIYQAGSAYLSRPTVKDFNRQLFGADFQYKYVDIK, encoded by the coding sequence ATGAAGAAAAAAACAGTCGGTCTTGCTTTATCAGTCATGCTTGCAGGAAGCGCAGTGCTTGCTGGATGTTCGACAGGTGGCGGAGACAGTGATTCAGGTTCAACAGATGGAAAGAAAAATCTACGTTTAACGGACACTTCGGACATCACGACAGTTGATCCGGCGAAAGCTACGGATTCTGTCGCTTTCAACATGATCGGAAACACGATGGAAGGTCTTTACCGTCTCGATAAAGACGGCAAAGCGATTCCGGCACTTGCAGAAAAAACAGATATCTCAAGTGACAATTTGACGTATACGTTTACACTTCGTGATTCAAAATGGTCAGACGGTTCACCAGTCAAAGCACAAGATTTCGAATTCGCTTGGAAACGTGCTGCTGATCCGAAAACAGCTTCTAGTTACTCGTACATCTTTGACACGTTAAAAAACGGCTCTGATGTAACGCAAGGCAAAAAAGCTGTCGACGAACTCGGTGTTAAAGCACTTGACGACAAAACATTAGAAGTAAAACTCGAGCGTCCGGCGCCGTATTTCCTCTCATTGACGTCATTCGGTACGTACACGCCGATCAGTGAAGACTTCTACAAAAAGAATGAAAAAGACTTCTCGCTTAAACCAGATAAATTGCTTTATAACGGTCCTTTCGTTTGGGAATCTTGGAAAACGGATTCAAAACGAGTGCTGAAGAAAAACGATAACTACTGGGATAAAGACGCTGTCAAACTCGACGAAGTTACAATCAGTGTCGTTAAAGATAATTCAACAGTAGTAAACCTCTATGATTCAAATGATATCGATTACGCTGGTCTGACTTCAGAGCAAGTTGAAGCTTACAAATCGAAGCCTGAATTCAAGACAGCACTCCGTTCTTCAATCGCTTATCTGAAGTTCAATAACGAAGATGCAACGATGAAGGATGTCGATGCACGTAAAGCGATCGCTCGTGCCATCGATCCAAAAGGAATCACAGATACGCTTCTAGCGAACGGATCAATTCCAACAACTAGCTTCATTCCAAAAGAATTCGTCAAGGATGCATCTGGTAAAGACTACACAAGTGACATCAACTGGTTCGATCGTGATGCAAAAGAAGCAGCAGATCTTTGGAAAAAAGCAAACGGCGATAAAAAGACGACGATTGAACTTCTTTCGTTCGACAACGAAGATGCGAAGAAGACAAGTGAGTACATGAAAGGTCAAATCGAGAAAAATCTTCCGAATGTCACTGTTTCAATCAAGCAACAGCCATTCAAGAATAAACTCGATCTTGAATCAAAAGGCGACTACCAGATTTCTTACTCACTTTGGGGTCCAGATTATCAGGATCCAATGTCTAACCTGTCAATCTTCGAATCAACGAACAGCCAAAACGACGTCAAGTATAAGTCAGCAGCTTATGATAAATTGTTGAACGCAGCAAATGAAGAGTCAGACCTAACAAAACGTCTCGATCTCTTCAAACAAGCAGAAGCGCAATTGATCGAAAAAGATCAAGCCATCGCGCCAATCTATCAAGCTGGATCTGCATACTTGAGCCGTCCGACGGTTAAAGATTTCAATCGTCAATTGTTCGGAGCAGATTTCCAATACAAATACGTTGATATTAAGTAA
- the opp3b gene encoding oligopeptide ABC transporter permease: MGRYLAQRLVYGVLTFLLIASFTFFLMDLLPGSPFQNQEKLSPEQLNILRDKYNLNDPLPQRYAAYMVNLFQGDLGISFKYDSRPVTDLISERIGPSAQLGVQALVLGVLLGLVLGVVAALRHNTVIDYGAMFVSVIGISVPSFVFASLLQYYVGVKWGVLPVAFWESPAHTILPTISLSLGVTASIARFVRTEMLEVTNQDYVTLAKAKGLDGQSITWKHMVRNALIPAITILGPMTAALITGTLVIERIFSVPGLGELFVSSITQNDYTVIMGTTLFFSAVFILMILIVDLLYGVVDPRIRLGGNK; this comes from the coding sequence ATGGGCCGTTATTTAGCTCAACGCCTGGTTTACGGCGTACTGACGTTTTTACTCATCGCTTCGTTCACTTTCTTCCTGATGGATCTGCTACCAGGTTCACCGTTCCAAAACCAGGAGAAACTATCTCCTGAACAGTTGAATATCCTTCGGGATAAGTACAACTTGAATGATCCACTACCACAACGCTACGCAGCGTATATGGTTAACTTGTTCCAAGGAGATCTCGGTATTTCATTTAAATATGATAGCCGTCCGGTAACGGATTTGATCTCTGAACGAATTGGACCATCGGCTCAATTGGGAGTTCAAGCATTAGTACTCGGAGTACTTTTAGGACTTGTCTTAGGTGTTGTCGCGGCACTTCGCCACAACACAGTGATCGATTACGGTGCGATGTTCGTATCGGTTATCGGAATCTCGGTACCGTCCTTCGTATTCGCCTCACTCCTTCAATACTATGTTGGCGTGAAATGGGGCGTTTTGCCAGTCGCGTTCTGGGAAAGCCCGGCGCATACCATCTTGCCGACCATATCGTTATCACTTGGGGTCACGGCCTCGATTGCTCGATTCGTCCGGACAGAGATGCTGGAAGTTACGAACCAGGATTATGTCACGTTAGCTAAAGCAAAAGGCCTAGATGGTCAGTCGATTACTTGGAAACACATGGTTCGGAACGCCTTGATTCCGGCAATCACGATTCTTGGACCAATGACAGCTGCCTTGATTACAGGAACACTCGTCATCGAGCGAATTTTCTCTGTACCTGGTCTTGGTGAACTATTCGTATCATCAATCACACAAAATGACTACACAGTCATCATGGGTACGACGTTGTTCTTCTCGGCAGTCTTCATTCTCATGATTTTGATCGTCGATTTGCTGTACGGTGTTGTTGATCCACGGATCCGTTTGGGGGGTAACAAATAA
- a CDS encoding beta-ketoacyl-ACP synthase III, translating to MKIGIVGLGTSLPSRRVTNDELATTLDTSDEWIRTRTGIGARRIAADDVDVTDLATEAAQKALDDAGLTVEDIGLIVVGTATGRAFPSTACIVQERLGARGATAFDISAACSGFIFALQTAASMLTTVEGKHALVIGAEKMSSIVDWSDRSTAILFGDGAGAVVIGPTEQAGLNAFELGTDGRGAHLLFKDIDGPIEMNGREVFKFAVRKLPEIVEKVIQKADSTLEDVDILIPHQANLRIIDAACERLHIPQEKVIVTIDEHANTSAASIPLALEEARQQGRLTPGTKLVLAGFGAGLTWGAAYITWTKGENT from the coding sequence ATGAAGATCGGGATTGTAGGATTAGGAACGTCTTTGCCGTCACGTCGCGTGACGAATGATGAATTAGCAACGACGCTCGATACGAGTGATGAATGGATTCGGACACGGACAGGGATTGGTGCACGACGAATCGCAGCCGATGATGTCGATGTAACAGACTTAGCGACGGAAGCTGCACAAAAAGCACTTGATGATGCTGGATTGACAGTAGAGGATATCGGGTTGATCGTCGTCGGAACGGCGACAGGACGTGCCTTTCCTTCTACAGCCTGTATCGTTCAAGAGCGTCTTGGGGCACGAGGAGCGACAGCATTCGATATCAGTGCAGCATGTAGTGGGTTCATCTTTGCTCTACAAACAGCTGCTAGCATGTTAACGACAGTTGAAGGCAAACACGCCCTTGTCATCGGTGCTGAAAAAATGTCGAGCATCGTCGACTGGTCAGACCGGTCCACAGCAATTTTATTCGGGGACGGTGCAGGAGCGGTCGTCATCGGACCAACCGAACAGGCTGGATTAAATGCCTTTGAACTCGGAACAGATGGACGCGGAGCGCATCTATTGTTTAAAGATATCGATGGACCGATCGAGATGAACGGTCGTGAAGTCTTTAAGTTCGCTGTTCGTAAATTACCGGAAATCGTTGAGAAAGTCATTCAAAAAGCAGATAGTACGCTTGAAGATGTTGATATCTTAATTCCGCATCAGGCGAACCTACGCATTATCGATGCAGCGTGCGAACGGCTGCATATACCGCAAGAGAAAGTCATCGTCACAATCGATGAGCATGCGAATACATCCGCTGCTTCGATCCCACTCGCACTTGAAGAAGCACGTCAGCAAGGGCGCTTGACACCAGGTACGAAGCTCGTACTTGCAGGATTTGGTGCCGGATTGACATGGGGAGCAGCATACATTACTTGGACTAAAGGAGAGAACACATAA
- the trpS gene encoding tryptophan--tRNA ligase yields the protein MKTIFSGIKPTGTVTLGNYLGAMKHFVNLQDGHDAYYCVVDLHSITVDIDRVELMNNTRALAALYIASGLNPEKSTIFVQSEVKAHAQLGWMLTCLSGMGELERMTQYKDKSQGKDRIGAGLFVYPTLMAADILLYDAELVPVGDDQKQHIELTRDLAQRFNSRYYETFTLPEPIIAESGARIMSLTTPDKKMSKSDQNPKGFISMLDAPDVIRKKVKSAVTDSEGIVKFDRENKPGVSNLLEIYSLLAGISIPDLEAKYEGSNYGTFKADVAEAIISELEPIQQRYYELIDSEELDQILDAGRDRAEAVAAKKLAKIEKAMGLQRKRAKVKK from the coding sequence ATGAAAACGATTTTCTCGGGTATCAAACCAACGGGAACAGTAACACTCGGAAACTACTTAGGTGCGATGAAACACTTCGTTAACTTACAAGACGGTCATGATGCGTATTATTGTGTTGTCGACTTACACTCGATCACGGTTGATATCGATCGTGTAGAACTGATGAACAATACACGTGCACTCGCAGCTCTATACATCGCAAGTGGACTGAATCCAGAAAAATCAACGATCTTCGTTCAATCGGAAGTCAAAGCACATGCGCAACTCGGCTGGATGTTAACATGTCTTTCCGGGATGGGTGAGCTCGAGCGTATGACACAGTATAAAGATAAATCTCAAGGAAAAGACCGGATTGGAGCAGGATTGTTTGTTTACCCAACACTCATGGCAGCCGATATCTTACTTTATGATGCGGAACTCGTTCCTGTCGGCGATGATCAAAAACAACACATTGAATTAACGCGCGACCTAGCTCAGCGTTTCAATAGTCGCTATTACGAGACGTTCACATTACCAGAACCAATCATCGCTGAATCTGGCGCTCGGATCATGAGTTTGACGACCCCAGATAAGAAAATGTCAAAATCTGATCAAAATCCAAAAGGCTTCATCTCGATGCTTGATGCACCAGATGTCATTCGTAAAAAAGTGAAATCAGCTGTCACGGATTCTGAAGGTATCGTAAAATTCGACCGCGAAAATAAACCAGGTGTGTCGAATTTACTCGAAATTTACTCTTTACTCGCTGGTATCTCGATTCCAGATCTCGAAGCAAAATACGAAGGTTCGAACTACGGAACATTTAAAGCTGATGTCGCAGAAGCTATCATTTCGGAACTCGAACCGATTCAACAGCGCTACTATGAATTGATTGATTCAGAAGAACTCGATCAGATTCTTGATGCTGGACGAGATCGTGCTGAAGCAGTCGCTGCAAAAAAACTCGCGAAGATCGAGAAAGCCATGGGCTTACAACGGAAGCGTGCTAAAGTAAAAAAATAA
- the fabF gene encoding beta-ketoacyl-ACP synthase II, with the protein MMRKRVVVTGIGALTPIGNDANTFWEALKEGTNGIRPMERLDIDEYPTKVTGELQNFDVTEFIEAKEARKMDRFVHYSLVASMEAVQDAGIDIKSIAERAGVWIGSGIGGVETIEKQAKIYFERGHRRVSPFFIPMMIPNMASGQVSIYTGAKGPNNCSVTACASGTNAIGEALRVIERGDADVMIAGGAEAPITNLSFAGFCANKAMSTNHDPETASRPFDEGRDGFVMGEGAGILILEEYEHAVARGAKIYAEVSGYGLTADAYHITAPDPDGDGGARAMAMAIQDAGIAPEAVGYINAHGTSTPMNDILETKAIHSVFGEQAKQLVVNSTKSMIGHLLGGAGGVEAIATIKSLQEQTVHPTIHLKQPSEGCDLDYVTEGARNVEMNYALSNSLGFGGHNASLVFKRYEA; encoded by the coding sequence ATGATGAGAAAACGCGTTGTAGTCACAGGAATCGGAGCACTGACACCAATCGGGAATGATGCTAATACATTTTGGGAAGCACTGAAAGAAGGAACGAACGGAATTCGTCCGATGGAACGTCTCGATATCGATGAGTACCCGACGAAGGTTACAGGAGAATTGCAAAACTTTGATGTCACAGAATTCATCGAGGCAAAAGAAGCACGTAAGATGGACCGATTCGTTCATTACTCACTAGTCGCAAGTATGGAAGCTGTCCAAGATGCTGGAATCGACATCAAGTCGATTGCAGAACGTGCAGGTGTCTGGATTGGATCGGGAATCGGTGGCGTTGAGACGATCGAGAAACAAGCAAAAATTTATTTTGAGCGTGGACACCGTCGTGTTAGTCCGTTCTTCATTCCGATGATGATCCCGAATATGGCAAGCGGTCAGGTATCGATCTATACCGGAGCTAAGGGACCGAATAACTGTTCTGTTACAGCGTGTGCGTCAGGAACGAATGCGATCGGAGAGGCACTTCGTGTTATCGAGCGTGGTGATGCAGATGTCATGATCGCTGGTGGAGCGGAAGCACCAATCACAAACTTATCGTTCGCTGGTTTTTGTGCTAACAAAGCGATGTCGACGAATCATGATCCTGAGACAGCAAGTCGCCCGTTTGATGAAGGACGTGACGGGTTCGTCATGGGAGAAGGCGCAGGTATCCTGATTCTTGAGGAATATGAACATGCAGTAGCACGTGGTGCGAAAATCTATGCGGAAGTCAGTGGATATGGATTAACAGCGGATGCGTACCATATTACGGCTCCAGATCCAGATGGTGACGGTGGAGCGCGTGCGATGGCAATGGCGATCCAAGATGCCGGTATCGCACCGGAAGCAGTCGGATACATCAATGCGCACGGAACAAGTACACCGATGAACGACATCCTTGAAACGAAAGCGATTCACAGTGTCTTCGGTGAACAGGCGAAACAACTCGTCGTCAACTCGACGAAATCGATGATTGGGCACTTGCTTGGTGGTGCAGGTGGTGTCGAGGCGATTGCAACAATCAAATCGTTACAAGAACAAACGGTTCACCCAACGATTCATCTCAAACAGCCGAGTGAAGGTTGTGATCTCGACTACGTGACGGAAGGTGCACGTAACGTCGAAATGAATTATGCACTGAGCAACTCGCTCGGATTCGGTGGACACAACGCATCACTCGTCTTCAAACGTTACGAAGCGTAA
- a CDS encoding DUF3899 domain-containing protein, with product MRSTYFRPVIIAVILVLIYTIWATIIDSTHGILYHLSGGLFIGGFLLMAIGFFSNMSANGFFRGMTAGFKKQREAKLREIDGDYYEDDDEEEEVLRKKQNRASARTKPYVSSGIIFVIVSLIISYF from the coding sequence ATGCGATCGACCTATTTCCGACCGGTCATCATTGCGGTCATTCTTGTGTTAATTTATACGATTTGGGCGACTATCATCGATTCGACGCACGGTATTTTATACCATTTATCCGGCGGATTGTTCATTGGAGGCTTTTTGCTTATGGCAATCGGATTCTTTTCTAACATGTCGGCTAACGGTTTCTTTCGTGGAATGACAGCTGGATTTAAGAAACAACGGGAAGCGAAGCTTCGAGAAATCGATGGCGATTACTATGAAGATGATGACGAAGAAGAAGAAGTCCTTCGTAAAAAACAGAATCGTGCTTCTGCCCGAACGAAACCCTACGTTTCTAGCGGTATTATCTTCGTCATCGTCTCACTGATCATCTCTTACTTTTAA
- a CDS encoding peptide ABC transporter substrate-binding protein has protein sequence MKKKSFALATSVALVSSAFLAACSTTDSGDKSGDTGSDKKSSDQTLNLIESADIPTLNPTTSTDSVSFNVLNNTMEGLYRLDDKQQPTPGIAESHEVSEDKKTYTFKLRDAKWSDGTPITAKDFEYAWKEVLNPENASQYAYVFYNIEGAEEYNTKKGERDAVGVKAIDDKTFEVKLKSPADYFLGLTGFGPFMPKSEELSKKIGKDFGSTADKSLYNGPFKLTEWTREQGWKMVKNDNYWDKDAVKLETINVKVVKEVATGVNLYEKGDIDRTGLTSEFVAQFKDNEEFKTKGESTIFYLYLNTKVKALDNEKIRRAIDMGYNKKGITDVILANGSLPANYLVPKDFAKDADGKDFRDKYPAFNEYNADEAKKLWEEGLKEIGQKSVDLELLNYDSDDSKKIGEFLKGELEKNLPGMKVTIKQQPFKNKLDLENKGDFQFSLAGWGPDYQDPMTFLDLFVTDGPYNRGKWSNEEYDKLIKDAQTQTDAAKRWSELQEAEKILLDSAAISPVYQRGRAFLVKPYVKGVVEHNFGADFSYKWASIEGK, from the coding sequence ATGAAGAAGAAAAGCTTTGCTTTAGCTACATCAGTAGCACTCGTATCAAGTGCGTTCCTCGCAGCTTGTTCGACAACGGATTCAGGCGACAAATCGGGCGACACAGGTTCAGACAAAAAATCTAGTGATCAAACACTTAACTTGATTGAGTCAGCTGATATTCCTACACTGAACCCGACGACTTCAACAGACTCGGTTTCATTCAACGTGTTGAACAACACGATGGAAGGTCTTTACCGTCTAGATGACAAGCAACAACCAACACCAGGTATCGCTGAAAGCCACGAAGTATCAGAAGACAAAAAGACGTATACGTTCAAACTACGTGATGCGAAATGGTCTGACGGTACACCGATCACGGCTAAAGATTTCGAATATGCATGGAAAGAAGTTCTTAATCCAGAGAACGCTTCACAGTATGCATATGTCTTCTACAACATCGAAGGTGCAGAAGAGTACAACACGAAAAAAGGCGAGCGTGATGCTGTCGGTGTCAAAGCGATTGACGACAAAACGTTTGAAGTTAAATTAAAATCTCCTGCTGATTATTTCCTTGGACTTACTGGATTCGGACCATTCATGCCGAAATCAGAAGAACTTTCGAAGAAAATCGGAAAAGACTTCGGTTCGACTGCAGACAAGTCGCTTTACAATGGACCATTCAAGTTAACAGAGTGGACTCGTGAGCAAGGCTGGAAAATGGTTAAAAACGATAACTACTGGGATAAAGATGCTGTTAAACTTGAAACAATCAACGTTAAGGTTGTTAAAGAAGTCGCGACTGGTGTTAACCTTTACGAAAAAGGCGATATCGATCGCACAGGTTTAACTTCTGAGTTCGTTGCCCAGTTCAAAGATAATGAAGAATTCAAAACAAAAGGTGAATCAACGATCTTCTACCTCTACCTCAACACGAAGGTAAAAGCGCTTGATAACGAAAAAATCCGTCGCGCAATCGACATGGGTTACAACAAAAAAGGAATCACGGACGTCATCCTCGCAAACGGATCGCTTCCAGCGAACTATCTCGTACCAAAAGATTTCGCGAAAGATGCTGACGGTAAAGACTTCCGTGACAAGTATCCAGCATTCAACGAATACAATGCAGATGAAGCGAAAAAACTTTGGGAAGAGGGACTTAAGGAAATCGGTCAAAAATCGGTTGATCTTGAACTCTTGAACTACGATAGCGATGACTCTAAGAAAATCGGTGAGTTCTTGAAAGGTGAACTTGAGAAAAACCTTCCAGGTATGAAGGTTACGATCAAACAACAACCGTTCAAAAACAAACTTGACCTTGAGAATAAAGGAGATTTCCAATTCTCACTCGCGGGCTGGGGTCCTGACTACCAAGATCCAATGACATTCCTCGATCTCTTCGTTACTGACGGACCATACAACCGTGGTAAGTGGTCAAATGAAGAGTATGATAAACTCATCAAAGATGCACAAACTCAAACAGATGCAGCGAAACGTTGGTCTGAATTGCAAGAAGCTGAGAAAATCCTTCTTGATTCTGCAGCGATCTCACCTGTTTATCAGCGTGGACGTGCATTCCTCGTTAAACCATATGTCAAAGGAGTCGTCGAGCATAACTTCGGCGCTGACTTCTCGTACAAATGGGCTTCGATCGAAGGAAAATAA
- a CDS encoding peptide ABC transporter substrate-binding protein, whose translation MTNITRKTSIMILIIFLLIGLSGTLIYRLSSSQKAKTDQKTEAVKVELIESSLPKTSDIALATDSRSQTLLAQLYEGLYVFTSGTSVRRGLAQDMSVSKDRLTYTIQLKQTKNALGQPITAQDFVDSFRRVAANKTNSPYGFLFEVFENGRAVNDGKMKPERLGVKAKGRDRLIIKLNQPVSNLKELLAMSVFYPQPKSKKWQDLTGNGAFTLERMSKSGYTLKKNNQYHQQNVVTVGEVKSRIISDHQTQWSSYEESKAAILPLQESVETQENQVSRPTYQKKRSGVFYIAFNQKNEAFREATLRKRIAQALIEKESVQLPLGYAGIPTNRFVVTDRNVLMTEPIQVKQEKIKEQKKQRIEMLNFEDPQAKRIGQQLETYLERQLPDIDIVLKPVAIEEKIEKEQSAQYAMTLTGWMPDYPGPLAYLNQFVSDNPLNSVNYRSNTYDEIIEKARQTRDMKKKQALYHQAERRLTKQDAVIVPLYQTTEKLYVSDTIQGIEVPIYGPEYLLRAMKILK comes from the coding sequence ATGACTAACATCACAAGAAAAACATCAATCATGATACTAATCATATTTTTATTGATTGGGCTCAGTGGTACGCTCATATACCGTCTATCATCGTCTCAAAAAGCTAAAACAGATCAGAAAACAGAGGCAGTGAAGGTTGAATTGATTGAATCATCACTTCCGAAGACATCCGATATTGCGTTAGCGACGGATAGCCGTTCTCAAACGCTGTTAGCACAACTGTATGAAGGATTGTATGTATTTACTTCTGGGACATCCGTCCGTAGAGGATTAGCACAGGATATGTCGGTTTCAAAAGACCGTTTGACGTATACGATTCAACTCAAACAAACAAAAAATGCGCTGGGTCAGCCAATCACAGCGCAAGACTTTGTCGATAGTTTCCGACGTGTCGCAGCCAATAAAACGAATTCGCCATATGGTTTTTTATTTGAAGTGTTTGAAAATGGACGTGCGGTCAATGATGGAAAAATGAAACCAGAGCGTCTCGGTGTAAAGGCGAAAGGACGCGATCGACTCATCATCAAGTTGAATCAGCCGGTTTCAAATCTAAAGGAATTACTGGCGATGTCCGTTTTTTATCCGCAACCGAAATCGAAGAAGTGGCAAGACCTCACTGGTAATGGTGCGTTTACATTAGAGCGGATGTCTAAAAGCGGATATACACTCAAGAAAAACAATCAGTATCATCAACAAAATGTTGTCACAGTAGGGGAAGTTAAAAGCCGCATCATCTCTGATCATCAGACGCAATGGAGTTCATATGAGGAGAGCAAGGCCGCAATCCTTCCGTTACAAGAAAGTGTTGAGACACAAGAAAATCAAGTCTCTCGACCAACCTATCAAAAAAAACGGAGCGGTGTCTTTTACATCGCATTCAATCAAAAAAATGAAGCATTCCGTGAAGCGACACTCCGAAAACGGATTGCGCAAGCGTTAATAGAAAAAGAGTCCGTTCAACTTCCCTTAGGGTATGCAGGCATTCCGACGAATCGATTCGTTGTCACAGATCGGAACGTATTGATGACAGAACCGATACAAGTAAAACAAGAAAAAATCAAGGAACAGAAGAAACAACGAATTGAGATGCTCAACTTCGAGGACCCACAGGCGAAGCGGATTGGACAACAACTCGAGACGTATCTTGAGCGACAATTACCCGATATTGATATCGTTCTTAAACCAGTTGCGATTGAAGAGAAGATTGAGAAAGAACAGTCGGCGCAGTATGCGATGACGTTAACGGGATGGATGCCAGATTATCCAGGACCACTTGCCTATTTGAACCAGTTCGTCTCAGATAATCCGTTGAATTCCGTGAATTATCGTTCAAACACGTATGATGAGATAATTGAAAAAGCACGACAGACACGTGACATGAAGAAAAAACAAGCACTATACCACCAAGCTGAAAGACGATTAACGAAACAAGATGCGGTCATCGTTCCTTTGTATCAGACGACTGAAAAATTATATGTGTCTGATACGATTCAAGGAATTGAAGTACCGATTTATGGACCGGAATACCTACTTCGAGCAATGAAAATTCTAAAATAA
- the opp3C gene encoding oligopeptide ABC transporter permease, with amino-acid sequence MAEQNSNAKAEQFDSSLFQHVEFNEQAGERLAGKSLNFWQDAWMRLRKNKAAILSLAVIIIIAIMSLVGPTLSGNDPYTQTITQAKLPPKVTGLEWAGFDGMATLGDTPIDFYKQKQVTENFWFGTDHLGRDLWSRVWEGTKISLFIGLMAALIDVLVGVTYGGISAYYGGRVDNIMQRIAEILTGVPNLILIILFILILEPGITTIILAMTITGWIGMSRLVRGQILKLKNQEFVLAARTLGASSARLIFKHLIPNTLGTIIISLMFTIPSAIFFEAFLSFIGLGLAPPQPSLGTLINEGYKELKTFPYLLVVPSTVIVLLMVSFNMLADGLRDAFDPRLRR; translated from the coding sequence ATGGCTGAACAAAATTCAAATGCAAAAGCAGAACAGTTTGATTCATCGCTGTTCCAACACGTTGAGTTCAATGAACAGGCAGGGGAACGCCTTGCCGGTAAAAGCTTAAACTTCTGGCAAGATGCTTGGATGCGTCTGCGTAAGAACAAAGCGGCAATTCTTTCTCTTGCTGTCATCATCATCATCGCAATCATGTCATTGGTTGGACCTACGTTGTCTGGTAATGACCCTTATACCCAAACAATCACACAAGCTAAACTTCCACCTAAAGTCACAGGCTTAGAATGGGCTGGTTTTGACGGTATGGCAACACTTGGTGATACACCGATTGATTTTTACAAACAAAAACAGGTGACAGAGAACTTCTGGTTCGGAACAGATCACCTTGGTCGTGATCTTTGGTCACGTGTCTGGGAAGGAACGAAGATTTCCTTATTCATCGGTTTAATGGCAGCGCTCATTGACGTTCTCGTTGGTGTCACGTATGGCGGAATTTCTGCTTATTATGGTGGACGAGTCGATAACATCATGCAACGTATTGCTGAAATTTTAACAGGTGTACCAAACTTGATTTTGATCATCTTGTTCATCTTGATTCTTGAACCAGGGATCACGACGATCATCCTTGCGATGACGATTACCGGCTGGATCGGGATGAGCCGACTTGTACGTGGTCAAATCCTGAAACTAAAGAACCAAGAATTCGTTCTTGCTGCACGGACACTTGGTGCTTCTAGCGCACGATTAATCTTCAAACATTTGATTCCAAATACCTTGGGAACGATCATCATCTCACTCATGTTCACGATTCCAAGTGCGATCTTCTTCGAAGCCTTCTTGAGCTTCATCGGTTTAGGACTTGCACCACCACAACCGTCACTCGGTACATTGATCAACGAAGGGTACAAAGAATTAAAAACGTTCCCGTACTTGCTCGTTGTCCCATCGACGGTCATCGTACTCCTCATGGTCAGCTTCAATATGTTGGCAGATGGACTGCGTGATGCGTTCGACCCACGTTTACGACGCTAA